The following are encoded together in the Bradymonas sediminis genome:
- the atpH gene encoding ATP synthase F1 subunit delta: MAGELVARRYAQALLDIGVERDNCETIREQLNQLAQLLEEVPAFSSVLLNPSLRLSERRDVIRAIADKYKWDPVVRNFSLILLDNHRVDVAGAIARQFGEMVDKRLGNIRAHVTSAVELDATQRAEIKAALVKLTGKNVLLETDTDAEILGGAITRIGSVVYDGSTRSHIERLRQSILAEV, from the coding sequence ATGGCAGGCGAATTAGTTGCAAGAAGATACGCGCAGGCGCTGCTCGACATCGGTGTTGAGCGCGATAATTGCGAGACCATTCGCGAGCAGTTGAACCAATTGGCTCAGCTTCTCGAAGAAGTTCCGGCCTTCAGCAGCGTATTGCTCAATCCGAGTCTTCGGCTGAGCGAGCGTCGCGACGTGATTCGCGCGATCGCCGATAAATATAAGTGGGATCCGGTGGTGCGTAACTTCTCGCTGATTCTGCTCGACAACCATCGAGTGGATGTCGCCGGCGCCATCGCTCGCCAATTCGGCGAGATGGTCGACAAGCGCCTGGGCAATATCCGCGCCCACGTGACCAGCGCGGTCGAACTGGACGCCACGCAGCGCGCCGAGATTAAGGCAGCGCTGGTGAAGCTCACGGGCAAGAATGTGTTGCTTGAGACCGACACCGACGCCGAGATTCTGGGCGGCGCGATCACCCGCATCGGCAGCGTGGTCTATGACGGCTCGACCCGCAGCCATATTGAGCGGCTGCGCCAGTCGATTCTGGCAGAAGTTTAA
- the atpA gene encoding F0F1 ATP synthase subunit alpha produces MDINIEEISSLIKEQIENYDKRVGVEETGTVISVGDGIARIYGLEKAQAGELLEFPHGVLGMVLNLEEDNVGAALLGDGSKIVEGDQVKRTGRITDVPVGPELLGRVVNPLGQPIDGKGPIDAKERRRAEVKAPGIIERKSVHEPLQTGMKAIDSMVPIGRGQRELIIGDRQTGKTAVAIDTIINQKGLDVKCIYVAIGQKESTVAQIVDRLRQHGALEYTTVVSAAASNPAPLQYLAPYAGVAMGEYFRDNGQHALIVYDDLSKQAVAYRELSLLLRRPPGREAYPGDVFYIHSRLLERAAKMSDVEGAGSLTALPIIETQAGDVSAYIPTNVISITDGQIFLETDLFFSGVRPAINVGISVSRVGGAAQIKAMKNVAGTLKLDLAQFRELEAFSQFASDLDEATQRQLAKGVRLVEILKQKQFSPLRVSKQILIIFAANVGFVMDLEVSDLAKYEEGLYEFAESKDPEIWDKIEGDGKFGKKYRTDKQSKVTAQVLDILDEYTANFLASLEPAAAE; encoded by the coding sequence ATGGACATTAATATCGAAGAGATCAGTTCCCTTATTAAGGAGCAGATTGAGAACTACGATAAACGTGTCGGCGTCGAGGAAACCGGCACGGTCATCTCGGTCGGCGACGGTATCGCTCGCATTTACGGGCTCGAGAAGGCCCAGGCCGGCGAGTTGCTCGAATTCCCACACGGGGTTCTGGGCATGGTTCTTAACCTCGAGGAAGACAACGTTGGTGCCGCGCTTCTGGGCGACGGCTCCAAGATCGTTGAGGGAGACCAGGTCAAACGTACCGGTCGTATTACCGACGTTCCGGTCGGCCCGGAGCTGCTCGGTCGCGTCGTCAACCCGCTGGGTCAGCCCATTGACGGAAAAGGCCCGATCGACGCCAAAGAGCGTCGTCGCGCCGAGGTCAAAGCCCCCGGAATTATCGAGCGTAAATCGGTTCACGAGCCGCTGCAAACCGGCATGAAAGCCATCGACTCCATGGTCCCGATCGGACGTGGCCAGCGTGAGCTTATCATTGGTGACCGTCAGACGGGTAAGACCGCTGTCGCCATCGATACGATCATCAACCAGAAGGGCCTCGACGTTAAGTGCATCTACGTCGCCATCGGCCAGAAAGAGTCGACGGTCGCCCAGATCGTGGACCGTCTGCGTCAGCACGGCGCCCTTGAGTACACCACGGTCGTCAGCGCCGCGGCTTCCAACCCCGCGCCGCTGCAGTACCTCGCACCGTACGCCGGTGTCGCCATGGGCGAGTATTTCCGTGATAACGGCCAGCACGCGCTGATCGTGTATGATGACCTCTCCAAGCAGGCCGTCGCGTATCGCGAATTGTCGCTGCTCCTTCGTCGCCCGCCGGGACGCGAAGCGTACCCTGGAGACGTCTTCTACATTCACAGCCGTCTGCTTGAGCGCGCCGCTAAAATGAGCGACGTCGAGGGTGCAGGTAGCCTCACCGCGCTTCCGATCATTGAGACCCAGGCCGGCGACGTCTCGGCGTATATTCCGACCAACGTCATCTCGATTACCGACGGTCAGATCTTCCTTGAGACCGACCTGTTCTTCTCGGGTGTGCGTCCCGCCATTAACGTGGGTATCTCGGTTAGCCGCGTCGGTGGTGCTGCTCAGATTAAGGCGATGAAGAACGTCGCCGGTACGCTGAAGCTTGACCTGGCTCAGTTCCGTGAGCTCGAGGCTTTCTCGCAGTTCGCCTCCGACCTCGACGAAGCGACCCAGCGCCAGCTGGCCAAGGGTGTGCGTCTGGTCGAAATCCTCAAGCAGAAGCAATTCTCTCCGCTTCGCGTCTCCAAGCAGATCCTCATCATCTTCGCCGCCAACGTCGGCTTTGTGATGGACTTGGAGGTCTCCGACCTCGCCAAATACGAGGAAGGCCTCTACGAATTCGCTGAGAGCAAAGACCCCGAGATCTGGGATAAGATCGAAGGCGACGGTAAATTCGGTAAGAAATATCGTACCGATAAGCAGTCCAAGGTCACCGCTCAGGTGCTCGATATCCTCGACGAATATACGGCAAACTTCCTGGCCTCTCTTGAGCCGGCCGCTGCCGAATAA
- a CDS encoding ATP synthase F0 subunit B, translating to MLNSLAVSALSSALSTQSTPLIAAVAIDIDGTIIVQMVLFWFVLGFLHFTLFRPYLKAVDAREEGVDGSREEAAEMQTRAGRVIEEYEAKMRQARRDATDVRESLRNQGLQEQNDMVGEVREQIQQDLEMERGRIEAKVQTARATIQTRAKSLAGDMVRQILPQ from the coding sequence ATGTTAAATAGCCTGGCCGTATCGGCCCTATCCAGCGCCCTGTCGACTCAGTCCACGCCCCTTATCGCGGCCGTGGCCATTGATATCGATGGTACGATCATCGTCCAGATGGTCCTTTTCTGGTTCGTTCTTGGATTCCTTCACTTCACGCTCTTTCGCCCCTATTTGAAGGCGGTTGATGCGCGTGAAGAGGGCGTCGACGGATCGCGAGAGGAGGCCGCTGAGATGCAGACGCGCGCCGGCCGCGTGATCGAGGAGTACGAGGCGAAGATGCGCCAGGCCCGCCGCGACGCCACCGACGTGCGTGAGTCCCTGCGAAACCAGGGCCTCCAAGAGCAGAACGATATGGTCGGCGAGGTCCGCGAGCAGATTCAGCAGGACCTTGAGATGGAGCGCGGCCGGATCGAGGCCAAAGTCCAGACCGCTCGCGCCACGATCCAGACCCGCGCGAAGTCGCTGGCTGGTGATATGGTCCGCCAGATTTTGCCCCAATAA
- a CDS encoding RHS repeat-associated core domain-containing protein codes for MLLRVPVNGAVMVEEARSLIDGARDERQSGYLHTDIRGSTLARADWSEQMSLPFEEAEYSAWGETLRVSELDAPTHQFVGFEPDPATGWYFMGARVYDPELRRWLSPDPLLLAAPEVDTVGGQELNLYSYSRNNPVGRIDPEGTFSSVITGVVDPELQRAIVEPIVGFFAEYVAVPGIAGMFGDNTSNTPDLGEQTVARNSLGEEAFNAATGGRFGGIGKGVKKVKSARAAHKAKAPHVAKNALTKYRGKTWNLGDKAEVRLTKRDMEHILVRHHPKHWTGTTKKTQTFFKSEMTIDDIEGVVGKIIHRNKSKINRNGDSQYIRGVVDGQAYKVGLRDGHVRTAFPVKE; via the coding sequence ATGCTGTTGCGCGTGCCGGTCAACGGCGCGGTGATGGTCGAGGAGGCGCGCTCGCTCATCGACGGCGCGCGCGACGAGCGCCAATCCGGCTACCTGCACACCGACATCCGCGGCTCCACGCTCGCCCGGGCCGACTGGTCCGAGCAGATGTCGCTGCCGTTTGAGGAGGCCGAATACAGCGCGTGGGGCGAGACGCTTCGGGTCAGCGAGCTCGACGCGCCGACCCACCAATTTGTCGGCTTTGAGCCGGACCCGGCGACCGGGTGGTATTTTATGGGGGCCAGGGTTTATGACCCGGAGTTGAGGCGGTGGTTGTCGCCGGATCCGTTGTTGTTGGCGGCGCCGGAGGTGGATACGGTTGGGGGGCAGGAGTTAAATCTGTACTCTTATTCACGAAATAATCCGGTGGGGCGCATCGATCCAGAAGGTACTTTCAGCAGCGTGATTACTGGGGTTGTTGACCCAGAACTACAGCGGGCTATCGTCGAACCTATAGTGGGCTTTTTCGCTGAATACGTCGCCGTTCCTGGCATCGCCGGTATGTTCGGAGATAATACGTCGAATACACCTGATTTGGGTGAGCAGACTGTTGCGCGGAATTCACTGGGTGAGGAAGCTTTTAATGCTGCTACAGGGGGCAGATTTGGAGGTATTGGCAAAGGCGTCAAAAAGGTCAAAAGTGCTCGTGCTGCTCACAAGGCGAAGGCGCCACATGTTGCCAAAAACGCATTGACTAAATATCGAGGTAAAACCTGGAATCTGGGAGACAAAGCTGAAGTTCGCCTTACCAAAAGAGATATGGAGCATATTCTCGTGCGACACCATCCCAAGCATTGGACTGGTACAACAAAGAAAACGCAAACTTTCTTTAAGTCTGAAATGACGATTGATGATATAGAAGGTGTTGTTGGGAAGATTATTCATCGGAATAAAAGTAAAATTAATCGCAACGGAGATAGTCAATATATTCGTGGGGTCGTGGACGGTCAGGCCTATAAGGTGGGCTTGCGCGACGGTCATGTCCGCACTGCTTTTCCTGTTAAGGAGTGA
- a CDS encoding ATP synthase F0 subunit B → MKLRTQKLGKARRTIRTSRSVAVAIAAALLLLAQPAFAASGAAGGFDWLSWGVSIVNLLIFLGILYKFAGPGITKHFEGRRAQLLENLDEARALREEAEARLEEYSARLDSLEAERKALLDEYHMQGEREKKRIIEEAKAQVDKMRADAKTSVEQEIKKAVASLERQMVEQAVEQAESIARAELDAGRQKALLDSYTKELSSMDAIHGSGRAA, encoded by the coding sequence ATGAAGTTGCGAACACAGAAATTGGGCAAGGCCCGCCGTACCATCCGCACCTCGCGCAGCGTCGCTGTGGCGATCGCCGCGGCGTTGCTGCTGCTCGCCCAGCCGGCCTTCGCCGCCTCGGGCGCCGCCGGAGGGTTTGATTGGCTTTCCTGGGGCGTAAGCATTGTTAATTTGCTGATTTTCCTCGGGATTCTCTATAAATTCGCCGGCCCCGGCATTACGAAGCATTTCGAGGGGCGCCGGGCCCAACTTCTGGAGAACCTCGACGAGGCGCGCGCGCTTCGCGAAGAGGCCGAAGCCCGTCTCGAAGAGTATAGCGCCCGCCTGGACTCGCTTGAGGCCGAGCGCAAGGCGCTGCTCGACGAGTACCATATGCAGGGCGAGCGCGAGAAAAAACGCATCATCGAGGAGGCGAAAGCCCAGGTCGATAAGATGCGCGCCGACGCCAAAACGAGCGTTGAGCAAGAGATCAAGAAAGCGGTGGCCTCCCTTGAGCGCCAGATGGTAGAGCAGGCGGTCGAGCAGGCCGAGAGCATCGCGCGCGCCGAATTGGACGCCGGTCGCCAGAAGGCCCTGCTTGACTCCTATACCAAAGAATTGAGTTCGATGGACGCGATCCACGGTTCCGGACGCGCCGCATAA
- the atpG gene encoding ATP synthase F1 subunit gamma — translation MPSLKDIKSRIGSIKNTQKITSAMKMVAAAKLARAQENVEAARPYATKMGEVIGNLVQRAEGGGHPLLDQREDADRVLVYAISSDRGLCGGFNSYLFRKVDKFIADEKLSGEKVSVVTAGTKGQNYFRRTKRHSVGHFDDVIDLPGFDEARRVAKHAVELFTSGEYDNVYIAYNEFISAIEYETRLVPLLPLSQELFESAEGAEAATESADYIYEPGEEELLAQMLPSYVEVLVLQALLESYAAEWSSRMAAMDSATKNASDMIESLTLQYNRARQAYITKEICEIVSGAESLKG, via the coding sequence ATGCCAAGCCTCAAAGATATTAAGAGTCGAATTGGGTCGATTAAGAACACCCAGAAGATCACCAGCGCGATGAAGATGGTGGCCGCGGCCAAATTGGCCCGCGCCCAGGAAAACGTCGAAGCTGCGCGCCCCTATGCCACGAAGATGGGCGAGGTGATCGGAAACCTGGTTCAGCGCGCGGAGGGCGGCGGACATCCGCTGCTCGACCAGCGTGAGGACGCCGATCGCGTGCTGGTGTACGCGATCTCGAGTGACCGGGGTCTCTGCGGTGGATTTAACTCCTACCTTTTTCGAAAGGTCGATAAATTTATCGCCGACGAGAAGCTCTCGGGCGAGAAGGTGTCGGTGGTGACCGCGGGTACCAAGGGTCAGAACTATTTTCGTCGCACCAAGCGCCACTCCGTGGGGCATTTCGACGATGTGATCGACCTGCCGGGATTCGATGAGGCGCGCCGCGTGGCCAAACATGCGGTCGAGCTCTTCACCAGCGGCGAGTACGACAACGTCTATATCGCGTATAACGAGTTCATCTCGGCGATCGAATATGAGACGCGCCTTGTGCCGCTGCTGCCGTTGAGCCAGGAGCTTTTCGAGAGCGCGGAGGGCGCCGAGGCCGCGACTGAGTCGGCCGACTATATTTATGAGCCCGGCGAGGAAGAGTTGCTCGCCCAGATGCTCCCGTCCTACGTCGAGGTCCTGGTGCTGCAGGCGCTGCTTGAGTCCTACGCGGCCGAGTGGAGCTCGCGCATGGCCGCCATGGACAGCGCGACCAAGAACGCCAGCGATATGATCGAGTCGTTGACGCTGCAATAT